The following DNA comes from Lepidochelys kempii isolate rLepKem1 chromosome 9, rLepKem1.hap2, whole genome shotgun sequence.
TAGGTCACCTATCGCTAAATCAGAATTGTTGCATTTAGTCATGAATAAACACAAGTTCATCACAGATTCCACCAGTTGGTCAATAAATTTCTTGTTTACCTGATCCATGTTGTCAAACTGATCTATGGCTGAACTGGGCTGTGTAGATAAGGCCTTTTTGCTGGACTCACTATCAGTAGTGGCAACCTGTTTAAAACTCTTGTTTGTCTCACTGGAATTGTCATCTATATTGAAACCAGCCTCACGTAAGACCTTCTGGATGATTGATAAGAGGATACTTGATATATCACCCTTTTGGGAGTTGAGCTCTTGGGGAATATTCCTTGACCCAGCAGCCATTGCAAGAGACTTGGAGCTTTGGCTTTTCCCAGCCTTTTCAAAATGAGATTCACGAGAAACAAACCCAAGTGAAGAAGTGCCTGAATCATGAGCGGTTGAATCTCTGCCACTGTTTGTCTGTTGGATTAAGTGCTGTTGTAGCAACATTAATGCTGTCACAGTGAGGTCTTTTGCTAGTGACTCTATTGAGGTGCTGACCTTTTCTGGCTTTTTTTCCTGATTCCCTCTTACCTTTTCTGGAGCTTTGCTTGCAGTTTGTTTGGAATGCAACATGGTTAGTCCCTCCTTAATTATGTGCTCACTTACTTTCTCAGCACAGGTATACATCTTTGGCTTTGGTTTTTCCCTATCcttcttttgtgtttgtgttttcagTGTTGCAAACTGCATACTTTGAGATTTTGAGTCTGATGGGAATGCCGTTTTCAGTATGGAATATGCTAGGCTGTGAGACTTGGACTGTCCCTTATCGTTTTGCTCTGCTACAAGGACATTATACAGCCGTCTTACCATTACTTCCAAAATTTCAATAGATTTCTGGCTTCCCATGTTATATAGATTCTTCTTCACTGTGGAAGCAAAGTCAGAGTCTGTCATGAGCACCCCTGTGACATTATGCAGATTTTTCATGGTTGAGTCTATCAAGTCTGATATGATGTCTTTGGTGTGTTTGAGGATTACTCTCTTCAAAACTACACAAGCTGGGAGTGTCTTACCATCCTTCCTTTGAACTTTCATGGTCTTCATAAATGAGAACATCATGTCTGAAGCAACCTGATTTGCATAAACCATTAACCCCTTGCTCACAGAAGTACCAGAATCATCTTGCCCAGACTGTTTTACTTGCTGACACATTTGTTTATTATCAGACTTTTCCCCCTGTCTACAGCCACTTTGATTAGACATCTCACCATAGAAGAGTGATGTTCTCTTAGAACCTGGAGTATCTTCCTTCTTGGTAGTCTTTTCTTGAGATGGCCTGGGGGATGGTAGTTTACCCTGGGGTTTCTGTGTGCTTGCTGCAGTGGATTCATTCACTGTTTGTGATGCAGTTTTGTTCACAGAACCACGGGGATTGTTATTTTCATGAATTGCCTGGTGTATACACTTACTGGCAGCACCTTCCAATTTATCTGCGATCTCTTTACGTGCCATTTGAAAAACCAAAGAACAGAGCTTATTTACATAGCATGAAACATTATCTGGATCTCTTTTTCCCTTTTGGGCACCGGCAGACTTTAAAGATGTGTCACTGTTCTGGGACAACGATGAATCAACAAAGGTGTTGCTGTCTTTGTGTTTCTGAGGGGTATCTGAAGGGGTCAGTGCATGCTGGAGTCCAGCTGCATATTTCTGAAGGTCATTGTTGAGCCAGCTCACAATGCTGAGTTCATCAGTTGAACCTTGTTTGAAAAGACATACTGCTCCTTCAGTTTTAGAATGATTTTGCTTCTCATTGTCCTTTATTACAATGACTTCTTTTTCCTCCAGATTGCCCAGATCAAGTTCATTTGAAGGTTCAGAGATGTTACTGTACTGGCTAGCAGCTTTCTTTGCTTTTGAATCTTTGCCCTTTACATTCAGGCTGGAGACATCTACAAAACAGATCACTTTCCGGTCCTGGTCCTTCTGTTCATCAGGGTTGTAGAGGTCTACTTTACACACACCTGCTTGGCTATGTAACCAGTCAACTTCCTGAGACATCTTTACAGGTTAAAAGTAGAACTGTAACCAGTGTTCTTGTGTTAGATGAGCTGCTATGATGACCCTGCCAGACTCGAGATGTTGCCTCCTCTCTCAACTTGCCATGGTCTTCTACTGCCAGATGGTATCTTCACCTTTGTTAACACATCGTTTCTATAGTAGTGGTGACATCATAAAGAAGAGATTTTTGCCAACAACTAGTGGTGTGTTTCCAATTATTTAACACGGACTTGCtataatttttatttcctttttagcTTGTGAGAAGTCTGTCCTGCATTGTGGGGAAGTTGGATTTAGATACAGGAGGTGCAAGAGAAGAGGGTGGTGTCTTTGTCTATTTCATCATATAAACAGAAGCACGTCTCATAACCATAACCAAGGATAAAGGCAACCTATGACTTGACAAATAAAGCATTAAGCTGTATTTTTGCTGGAAATAGTAATACTTACACCTGAGAGAGAGATCTGTATATTGATAATACAACACAGAGTTCAGCTTTAAAGGAGAAGATACCTCTGGAGACAAACACCTTGGAGATATTTTTCTGGAGGACATCCTGAGactatgttttaaaatatgtgaCATATGCTGTTGTCCTGTCCAATCCTAAATTTTATTAGTCCCAAAAACCAAAGCAAAATTAACTTCTCTCTTTGTTACTTACTCTACTCACTGGGGAATGGGGGCTAGAACAAGTGCCCATGACAGTATAGTTGCTGTGGTAGTTTTGGTGCTGACAGGGAGGCAGTTGTATGGATAATAATATTTAGGGATTTTTCTATATGTATTGAAAGGATAGATGTTCATGAGACATGCTAGCACTTTGGCATGTTCAAACACAAGCTTTCATTTTATCTACCTTAACATACATTGTGAACAACCATGCATTATTAATATCTGTTTCAACTCTGAAAATGTACTTTGTCATTCTGGGATTATGGGATTCAATATTTCTTGTTTTACTTTCATTCTAGATTAAATGTGCTCAATTTTCAAGTAAAAAGCTTTTTCCTAACTGCCTGTCCTGCAACAAGTCTAGAATCTGATAGGCTGATTACTTTCCCTCCTGATCACCACAACTAGCAGTAAATGTCAATTATGTTCTGTGATGCTTGTGCAACTCCATAATCTTTACATTATGCCTTACGCAGCCTCTCTGCCTTTAGTGATTGCACAGGTGTAGCTGTTTTGAATTTAGTAAACAATTATAATGATGAACAAGATAACATGGGGTCTGAGTCAAATCCCGTTAAACTCAGTTGGGGTATTTACATTTGGTATCTTTATTCTTAGTTATGTTGCCTTTGCAAGGCTATggagtgtgtgtgtaaaaagctGGTGGGGGGGGTGACACAAAGAAAACCCCAACCCTTCAAATCTTTACTTTTTTCACTGAAGACA
Coding sequences within:
- the LOC140916865 gene encoding A-kinase anchor protein 4-like — translated: MSQEVDWLHSQAGVCKVDLYNPDEQKDQDRKVICFVDVSSLNVKGKDSKAKKAASQYSNISEPSNELDLGNLEEKEVIVIKDNEKQNHSKTEGAVCLFKQGSTDELSIVSWLNNDLQKYAAGLQHALTPSDTPQKHKDSNTFVDSSLSQNSDTSLKSAGAQKGKRDPDNVSCYVNKLCSLVFQMARKEIADKLEGAASKCIHQAIHENNNPRGSVNKTASQTVNESTAASTQKPQGKLPSPRPSQEKTTKKEDTPGSKRTSLFYGEMSNQSGCRQGEKSDNKQMCQQVKQSGQDDSGTSVSKGLMVYANQVASDMMFSFMKTMKVQRKDGKTLPACVVLKRVILKHTKDIISDLIDSTMKNLHNVTGVLMTDSDFASTVKKNLYNMGSQKSIEILEVMVRRLYNVLVAEQNDKGQSKSHSLAYSILKTAFPSDSKSQSMQFATLKTQTQKKDREKPKPKMYTCAEKVKKVSTSIESLAKDLTVTALMLLQQHLIQQTNSGRDSTAHDSGTSSLGFVSRESHFEKAGKSQSSKSLAMAAGSRNIPQELNSQKGDISSILLSIIQKVLREAGFNIDDNSSETNKSFKQVATTDSESSKKALSTQPSSAIDQFDNMDQVNKKFIDQLVESVMNLCLFMTKCNNSDLAIGDLSDEQNAAGASFSRNKSTAFDKEGSREASQVKSSGKQLSDLSSGSEVIVNNQNTNSSTQNQELQAILQWMAASHFNVPNLSFMNEEEGNLKKLPLLAEKAAKKGCSVGDIIQEVMRYFEKQQIDAAVGNVSRYGLLDWLLANL